ATTTGATAGAGTGAAAAGGAGAGCAGAGTTAGGTGCGTTAGGGTGGACACCTTGTCTTTGAACTCGCCGTTGAAAGCAAACTGGTTCTCTGGCTTCCCATCTGGCACTTTATATCTTCTGAACCAGTCGACCGTGGACTCCAGGTAACCAGGTTTCAGGCGCCGGACGTCACCGATGTCTGAACGTACATGAGGGCAACGTCGTTAGTCCAGTACGACCGATGCAGGACTGCAACAAAACTCAGAGGCACAAATATGAGGGTTCTTACTGTTCAAGTCGTTGGCTTCAGGGTCCTCTACATTGATTGCAATCACTTTCCAATCAGTCTCGCCCTCGTCGATCATGGCCAGGACCCCGAGCACCTTCACTTTGATTACATCCCCACGGGAATGAACCTAAACAGCACATTTCAGCTTgcagttcattttttttccattgacttATTATTGAGTATTCGCTTTTCTTCAATTACATGAacgcacacaaagaaaacactggAAATCGATGATCAACGTGGCTTTGTGACCTTGCAAAAGAAGACAAGCATTTGTGTGAGGCTCTAACATCATCGGCTAGCGGTTTACCTTACTGCCGATCTCACAGACATCGATGGGGTCGTTGTCTCCGCAGTAGCCGGTGTCTCCATCTTTGTGCGAGGGATCTTCCCATGTCTGAAGGGCCGCAGAACAGAGCACGCCAGCAGAATGAAGTCACATTAAACATTTGCTGGTGTATATTTTAAATGCTTCAAAATTGGTAATTTCTGGGGAaactcaaattgaaaaaaacaaacaaaaaacgaacCTGAGGAATGGCTCCATAATTCCATATGTAGCCTTTATGTGGGAAAACATTGGCAACAAATCGTAACTTGCCTTTCTTCATATCTTGCTTTACTGGGTTCAGGGGGTCTTTTGTAGCAATCTAAAAAAATAGAATTGTATTGCTGTTACTTTTAAAGAACGGATTAGttctaaaagtaaaacaaaaacaccattaTTTATTTCAGGTCTTTTTCCAACCAAAACACTTAAATGAAACTCATACCTCCATCTTTGCGTTGGTCCACCTTGGTACTTCGACAACCATGTTGAAGATGTTCTGTaagaaatgagaaattaatctgtcataaatatttttaactgctctgaaaaataaacaggaCCCGGCAGAAGATGACACAGCAAATGGTCATATTTTACTGACATCACTTTGGGCAAGACATTGGTAGAATAATTATTTCATTAGATTAGATAAAACTTAATCTACTGCAATCACAAGAGAGTATTGACACAGCactgagaaaataaagagcaaaGGCCATTGCCATAGCAAACAGACTATGACGTCACTCCTTTTTAAAACCGGTCCACTGGCTGATTTTTTTAATATCTAACCCTGCAGGTTATATGTTAAGTAGTGATGTATTTAAAATGGTGCAGAaattaaatgcacacacatatgcatacatacacatatttgtatacatacatacatacatttactgGGTTAGAATTTACAGGTGCTACATACCTGACTCTCATCAGCATACATTGGTATGTCATGGAACGGTGACACATACTTTCCTTCAGCATTCTCTGTAAAACAGTCAGAAGGAACAGCTTATGAACGCGGCATGCAGGCTGTATGTCAATGCTGCATTGACACCGTGTAACCACAGAGGGCGCTGCACTCAGCGCCTTTACGCTTTAACGCCAGATGACGTGTGCGAGCACCTTGTTGGATTTCCCGAAATATCCAACTTCCTTCTCCAAAGTCCAGGTAAGAAAGGACGGGGACGAATTAGAGTTTAAAGACTATAAATAAGAAACGGTTTAATCTCACCGGGGACCCCGGGGGAACCGCCAATACCCGCCAACGCCTCTTAAAATGACTCAAACAGAGACTTTACGAATATCGGGACTAGTGGAGATTTGTGTGAGAACAAACAGCCCCAAACTATCACTGACGTGATAAAACAGCACTAATACTAAATAAGTAACACGTGGGAGGTCGCCGCTAGTCGGTAGGATTTGTGGTAAAGACCTCAAAGTATCTAACGAGAAACGTAAGCATTTCTACTCAGTTTCTACTTACTGAAGAATATGCGGTAGTTCAGGGAATTGAGGTTTCCCCTTTCCTCCACTGTGAAGCTCATGTTTGGGTGCAGGTTCGCTGGCTTTAGGATGGAGGAGTGTAGGCGGAAAGAGCCGTATGCGCCGGGTGCTGGGTAGCGTTGAAAGAAAGGGCACGGCGCATGCGCTGTTTGTCTGATGCCTTCAGGAGCCGTCGGAATTATAACACTTAGCACATGAACGTGCCAGGGTATGCAGAGTATATAGTGTTTATAAAAATATGAACTAAATGATGTTTCCTTTTAGGTTGTATAGCAAGTTAATAGATCAACGTGCtgaaaatattttgacatttccaGACTGAGTCCTTCCTTTAAATTTAACGTTGTATGAAACCACAAACAACTGGAAAACACTCCCACAGTAAAATATGTGCAATATGTTTATGAATGGAAATGACAAGCACTCACCTATGTCATATCTTATCTTTATGATATTACTATCGCCAAACCATTACATCTCCAGTAGTTACATTGTGCTCTTTGTGGACTTGCTTTTCGCTGAAATCCATACAGCATACAATACTGGAAACTACAGAAGAAGACCAATACATAATTTCTACAATGTTTACAATTAATCAAGTGGGGTAATTTTCCCATTATCTTCACAACTGTAGCTCTCTGCCCTCAATGCAGTAAGTTAAAGTCTCACTGAATATGTGACTCTAAGTATAAGGCGAGTTCATTATGGCTTAGTAATAATGATAAAGGTACACATAATTGTACTTTGTAGTGTTTTACAGTATTcaggaaaacattttatttggggCGAGGCTTTAACCTCTACGCTGCTATAAATCCTGTAAATTTCCCcactgtgggactaataaaggattatcttgTCTTATCTCATATGAGACATGTATAGTAAAATGTTTGATTAAATCTGATTTTAGAATTAATTTTTGCCTCTTTTTCGGATCTTCTCACGATGTGTCCAAAGACGACCGATGTTACAATATTGTAGTTCACAGATTCTGGCTTTGTGCTTAAATAATCTTGATAAATCTGGACAAATTAGGAGGAGGTGGCGGGGGGTCCATGTGCTTTAATTAGTTTAAAATTGGATAGTCTGTGGAAACTCAacatagtctttttttttgttaccaaGTTTCTGTTAAAAGATTACGAGACGCACTTGAATGCAGCCCGGGACATGCATTGACAGTATGGTGCTAAAGTAGTGCTAAAGCAAAAGTATCTAAACATAATAATATAtgtacctatatatatatatatatatatatgcattgtttacttcatatatatatatatatatatatatatatatatgaagtaAACAATGCATTTCCGAAAGAATGGCCATATAACCAAGCATTGATGTAAAAGCAGGATTTTACCGTTGTAAATGTGATCATTTTGTGTTATTCTGCATTTGACCATGTATGTATTTCACCACTTATAATAGACGTATAATAGACGTAGGGACTCTAATAAGTAGTATGCTGCCATTGATTGACGCTCCTTAGCTTTAATGTTTCGATCTCTTGTTTGGCACGGGTTGTTTTGCCTGTTCTAAGCCATTTTTCCGTGTGGGCAACGTGGCAAAGCTTGGGCTGACCCAAAAAGCACACATATGCGCTATGCATCGAGGGACACAAAGTGGGGCTGATGCTCCGCGCCGCTGACGTCATATCCGCCCACTGCTCTCCGCGCTTCCTGCCTTTGCTGA
This portion of the Gasterosteus aculeatus chromosome 6, fGasAcu3.hap1.1, whole genome shotgun sequence genome encodes:
- the ppa1b gene encoding inorganic pyrophosphatase yields the protein MSFTVEERGNLNSLNYRIFFKNAEGKYVSPFHDIPMYADESQNIFNMVVEVPRWTNAKMEIATKDPLNPVKQDMKKGKLRFVANVFPHKGYIWNYGAIPQTWEDPSHKDGDTGYCGDNDPIDVCEIGSKVHSRGDVIKVKVLGVLAMIDEGETDWKVIAINVEDPEANDLNNIGDVRRLKPGYLESTVDWFRRYKVPDGKPENQFAFNGEFKDKDFAIKVIKNTHNFWKDLISQKADPGELNCKNTCVSASDSPYFCSAEEAKAVVSGTSPPGDEEPIPSSVDKWFYYERK